One window of Uloborus diversus isolate 005 chromosome 3, Udiv.v.3.1, whole genome shotgun sequence genomic DNA carries:
- the LOC129218475 gene encoding flavin-containing monooxygenase 5-like has protein sequence MKRVAIIGAGSAGLAAAKACREEGIDFVVFERSGRVAGLWNYREEDVDGQASVMKTTVINSSKEMSAFSDFPPPKEFPNYMHNRMMCKYFHMYAEKFDLLDNIRYYQEVIKVVQAPDYDATGRLVVTAQNTNDKSTTVETFDGVMVCTGHHGYPHVPKFKGQEDFKGKIVHTHSIRVPDAFKDQKVLIIGVGNSGLDASVDISNVAKQVYLSTRRGTWIMFRLGKYGLPADTQFLTRFFDFVKDICGWNIANSYIERYLDSKFNHEIYNLKPKHRYNAQHLAINDHLPNKILAGTVIVKGDVDHFTEKGVIFKGEENVTKIDSIVLATGYKIKYPFLSDKILDTTNNKADLYKFVFPPGLKHSSLAIIGLIQPFGSLFPIFEIQSRWYAQLLNGKVKFPSPDLVLADVQKKKKELAERYVGTPRHTVQVDYIAYMDEIASQFGARPNLKKMALTDPLLFYHCFMGPCTPYQYRLEGPHAWPEARRTIITTNERIMKPLNTRNGKLVSDHMGKYLMIWIISFFILCFALFLVHAFA, from the exons ATGAAGCGGGTAGCAATTATTGGAGCTGGATCGGCAGGTCTTGCCGCAGCAAAAGCATGCAGAGAAGAAGGTATTGATTTTGTTGTCTTCGAACGATCTGGAAGAGTGGCTGGACTATGGAATTACAGAGAGGAAGATGTTGATGGGCAAGCGTCTGTCATGAAAACGACGGTCATCAACTCCAGTAAAGAAATGAGTGCCTTCAGCGATTTTCCACCTCCGAAGGAATTTCCTAACTACATGCACAACAGAATGATGTGCAAGTACTTTCATATGTATGCGGAAAAGTTTGATTTGTTGGATAATATTCGTTACTACCAAGAG GTCATAAAAGTAGTTCAAGCTCCAGACTACGATGCCACGGGTAGATTAGTTGTTACTGCACAAAATACAAACGATAAAAGTACCACTGTAGAAACCTTTGATGGCGTAATGGTGTGCACGGGACATCATGGATACCCACATGTACCAAAATTCAAGGGACAAGAAGACTTCAAAGGGAAAATTGTGCACACACATTCCATACGTGTGCCTGATGCATTCAAGGATCAAAAAGTCCTTATAATTGGAGTGGGAAATTCCGGACTAGATGCCTCTGTGGATATTAGCAATGTTGCAAAACAG GTGTATCTTAGTACCAGACGAGGAACTTGGATTATGTTCAGACTGGGGAAGTATGGACTTCCTGCTGATACTCAATTTCTAACAAGATTTTTTGATTTCGTGAAAGATATTTGTGGGTGGAACATAGCCAATTCTTATATTGAACGGTACCTGGATAGCAAGTTCAACCATGAGATATAtaatttgaaaccaaaacatcgatacAATGCTCAGCATCTTGCTATCAATGATCATCTTCCGAATAAGATACTTGCCGGAACAGTCATTGTTAAAGGAGATGTTGATCATTTTACAGAGAAAGGTGTGATATTTAAAGGAGAAGAAAACGTAACCAAAATCGATTCAATTGTTTTGGCAACTGGATACAAAATCAAATATCCGTTTTTGAGCGATAAAATATTGGATACAACAAACAACAAAGCTGATTTATACAAATTTGTTTTTCCTCCTGGCCTTAAACATTCTTCTTTGGCAATTATTGGTTTAATACAACCATTTGGATCCTTATTTCCGATATTCGAGATACAATCTCGATGGTATGCCCAGCTTCTCAATGGCAAGGTTAAGTTTCCATCACCTGATTTAGTTTTGGCGGACgtccaaaaaaagaagaaggaattagCTGAACGTTATGTTGGTACTCCCAGGCATACAGTGCAAGTAGATTATATTGCTTACATGGATGAAATCGCTTCACAGTTTGGAGCCAGACCAAATCTGAAGAAGATGGCTCTAACAGATCCTCTGCTATTTTATCATTGCTTTATGGGCCCTTGCACTCCGTATCAGTACCGCTTAGAAGGTCCACATGCTTGGCCTGAAGCAAGACGTACAATTATAACTACGAATGAGAGAATTATGAAGCCGCTAAACACTCGTAATGGGAAACTTGTAAGTGATCACATGGGAAAATATTTGATGATTTGGATAATTTCGTTTTTCATTCTGTGTTTCGCTCTTTTTCTGGTTCATGCTTTCGCATGA